GTGGTGCCGGAAATCCTAAAGGATCGCACGTGTAATACTTTTTCCAATCGCCTCCATTGCTTATGTGATCGAGATACCAACAAGCTGATAGCAAAACCGGATGTCCGGCTTTTGTTGCCCTTTCTAACTCGTTCTGCCAGCGTCCGGTCCACACGTGTACTACCGTGGTATTGGGAAGATTTACGCCGTTATCGAAAACCTGAAATAACAAacgtttatttttagaataattcttagaaagaaatttcatttcgtgAATAGACcgttagaattaaaaataatacttcacCTCTTGCCATACGATGGAATTGGCACCCAACGTGCTAGTGATCTCTAATAATTTGGTAATGTACTTTCCTTCTAATAACGCGTAATTCTTCGACATATTATGAGCTTGCATATATGATTTTATCTCGGGATTGCTACCCCAACAATCGAAAGGTACTTCGTCGCCACCTAGATGAACGTAATTATCTGGAAATATCTCAACTATCTCGGAAAATAGATTTCTCATGAATTCGTAAACCTCTGGTTTTGTTGGATTGATCGGCCCAAGTTTACCATTCGGATTACCAGTAGAGTctaaagatagaagaaaaaagaatcagaaaaaaaataaaacaaataaataattcccaaggaaaattctttaatccgcacaaaaaaaaaagaaaaagaattatttcaacTTACCATAACACTTCGTGAGAAGTTCCGGATAACTTAAACCCCAAGCTGCTACGTGTCCAGGTGTATCAAACTCTGATATAATACGAATCCCACGTAATCTCGCATAAGTAATGATTCTTTGTACATCATTGGACGTGTAAACCATGGTAGAATGATAAGCACCTTTAGCTGATAAATCTGGATACTTAAAGCTTTGGTAAGGGAAACTATTGTCGTCTACTATGTGCCAATGTAAAACGTTTAGCTTGTTGTAGGACATTGCATCCAATGTAAGAAGTATGTCGGATACTGGTAGATAATGACGAGACGTATCCAAAAGAATACCTCTGTGTCGTAATTTCGGTGTATCCACGATCGTCTGACATTGTAACTTCAActaaaaattttcgatcattaactatttattctaaatctaacatatacatatatatatatatatatatatatatatatatataaaacgtttatttaacgtttttattttaacgttttattaaaaaataatacatatataaaaatatcaataataaagtctTCATCATTTATTACActgaattttaaataaatcgataatatatttagaacgatttaaataaatattttaatcttattgatcattaattattataaatcaaatcGAAATTTAACTTACGATAGGACCGTCTCCAGATGGTACGAGGATTTGTGAAAAGGTTTCAAGACCTCGAAGTATTCCCCAAACGGAGTCAGCTGAGAGACTAGCATTGGTtgatatttcgtttatttcaaGTATGTCTGGAAAAGTCAACATTCTATCTTATTGTCGATCTTATTGTCGattgagaaaaaggaagataaagaagaggaggaagagaaagaagaagaagaaaaagaagattgtATTTAATCGTTCTATTCTTCAATGTTCCTAATCACAATGACCTCATAATGATGCTTTCGCGAacggataagaagaagaagaaaaagaagaagaaaaagaagaaaaagaagaaggagaagaaggagaagaagaagaagaagaggaaaaataagaaatagagataagaaATGTAAAGAGGCTGATTAATTTCGTCTTATTACTCGTCCCCGTTTCGATCTGTTCCACTGACTCTATTACCAACTCGTTCATTATCgcgaattagaaaaattgttaCGTGCATAGACGTTCGTTGATTACATAGGAACGAT
This Vespa crabro chromosome 7, iyVesCrab1.2, whole genome shotgun sequence DNA region includes the following protein-coding sequences:
- the LOC124425636 gene encoding beta-hexosaminidase subunit alpha-like; translation: MCRLYLINTFLLVWLFASLPNLSIQLHSFSGAWVIPTEGEIWPMPNQRIVRKEFYLLRPSTFQIRTETENCDIINEAIERYKGIILTDARIGRIVSEGHPRTSARNDAFFKGTLTSLEIQLKNPCQHNGEYWPHLFMNESYILEINEISTNASLSADSVWGILRGLETFSQILVPSGDGPILKLQCQTIVDTPKLRHRGILLDTSRHYLPVSDILLTLDAMSYNKLNVLHWHIVDDNSFPYQSFKYPDLSAKGAYHSTMVYTSNDVQRIITYARLRGIRIISEFDTPGHVAAWGLSYPELLTKCYDSTGNPNGKLGPINPTKPEVYEFMRNLFSEIVEIFPDNYVHLGGDEVPFDCWGSNPEIKSYMQAHNMSKNYALLEGKYITKLLEITSTLGANSIVWQEVFDNGVNLPNTTVVHVWTGRWQNELERATKAGHPVLLSACWYLDHISNGGDWKKYYTCDPLGFPAPPEVNLRDIMLGGEACMWGEFVDRYNIHPRIWPRASAAAERLWSEQAESLTEASRRLEEHACRMNRRGIPAQPPNGPGFCVL